A window of the Hydrogenobacter hydrogenophilus genome harbors these coding sequences:
- a CDS encoding gluconokinase, translating to MIKIEELAKQLSAQIVQTHVSWVLLLEDVVYKIKKPVNFGFLDYSTLEKRRENCEREVLLNRRLCSNVYLGVVPISYVNGVYILEDDSHVVEYAVKMRRIPTERLLINMLDKASTDHMKLIAKRVFEFHTKVERKDEFGRIEIMKFNTDENFQQTQKYIGITIDAQDYAFIMEKTQTFYEKYGELFEKRIRNGRIRDGHGDLRLEHVAFLDNGICIFDCIEFNERFRCGDVINDMCFLSMELELYGRDDLSKVYEDEYRKLSKDEEFDIFLPFFKCYRAYVRGKVNSFLLDDPNYPNKEQAKTLAIKLFKLSASYARLI from the coding sequence ATGATAAAGATAGAGGAATTGGCTAAACAGTTAAGCGCTCAAATAGTTCAAACTCATGTAAGTTGGGTACTCCTTTTGGAGGATGTGGTTTATAAGATAAAGAAACCTGTAAACTTTGGATTCTTAGACTACTCAACTCTTGAAAAGAGAAGGGAAAACTGCGAAAGAGAAGTTTTACTAAACAGAAGACTTTGTTCCAATGTATATCTTGGTGTTGTACCCATCAGCTATGTCAACGGCGTTTATATCTTGGAAGATGATAGCCATGTTGTTGAGTACGCGGTTAAGATGAGAAGAATACCTACAGAAAGACTTTTAATAAACATGCTTGATAAGGCATCTACTGACCATATGAAACTAATAGCTAAACGTGTATTTGAATTTCATACAAAAGTGGAAAGAAAAGATGAGTTTGGAAGGATTGAGATTATGAAGTTCAACACAGACGAAAATTTTCAACAAACACAAAAGTACATAGGAATAACTATAGATGCTCAAGATTACGCTTTTATAATGGAAAAAACGCAAACTTTTTACGAAAAGTACGGTGAACTTTTTGAGAAAAGGATAAGGAATGGTAGGATAAGGGACGGACATGGAGATTTAAGGCTTGAACATGTAGCTTTTTTGGATAATGGTATATGCATTTTTGATTGTATAGAGTTTAACGAACGCTTTAGGTGTGGTGATGTGATAAACGATATGTGCTTTTTGTCTATGGAGCTTGAGCTTTACGGAAGAGATGATCTGTCTAAGGTATATGAAGATGAATACAGGAAGCTTTCAAAGGATGAGGAATTTGATATATTCCTGCCATTCTTTAAGTGCTACAGGGCTTATGTGAGGGGAAAGGTGAACAGCTTTCTATTAGATGACCCAAACTATCCAAATAAAGAGCAAGCAAAGACTTTGGCTATTAAGCTTTTTAAGCTGAGTGCCAGTTATGCAAGGTTGATCTAA
- a CDS encoding AAA family ATPase has translation MDISRIVDEISSVLKGKDDVITYSLVCFLSGGHLILEDVPGVGKTTLALALSKVLGLSFARIQFTSDLLPSDIIGVSVYDQSKKTFVFKHGPIFHNIVLADEINRATPKTQSALLEAMAESKVSVEGITYELPLPFFVIATQNPIEQYGTYPLPESQLDRFSMRLSIGYPDPETEMQIIRGENPIEKVDKLSPVVKPQEILSTINQIKRFYISPDVGRFVVEIINQTRSHPDVLLGVSTRGAIHLVSCAKALAYVKGRDFVVPEDIIELCPLVLPHRIITRGDTDPKVIVEEILTKVEVP, from the coding sequence ATGGACATAAGCAGAATAGTAGATGAGATTAGCTCAGTTCTTAAAGGAAAGGATGATGTGATAACTTACTCTTTGGTTTGCTTTCTCTCTGGGGGACATCTTATACTTGAGGATGTACCGGGTGTTGGTAAAACTACCTTAGCCCTTGCCCTTTCTAAGGTGCTTGGATTATCTTTTGCAAGGATTCAGTTCACGAGCGACCTCTTACCTTCTGACATAATAGGTGTAAGCGTTTATGACCAATCTAAGAAAACCTTTGTTTTTAAACATGGTCCAATATTTCACAACATAGTCCTGGCAGATGAGATAAACAGAGCAACACCTAAGACTCAAAGTGCCCTTCTGGAAGCTATGGCAGAGTCCAAAGTGAGCGTAGAAGGTATAACTTACGAACTTCCCTTACCTTTCTTTGTTATAGCAACGCAAAATCCCATTGAGCAGTATGGCACTTATCCCCTTCCAGAATCTCAGCTTGATAGGTTTAGCATGAGGCTTTCCATAGGATACCCAGATCCAGAAACGGAAATGCAAATAATAAGGGGAGAAAACCCCATTGAAAAGGTAGACAAGCTAAGCCCAGTAGTAAAACCACAAGAGATCTTAAGCACTATAAACCAGATAAAGAGGTTTTACATATCGCCTGATGTAGGAAGGTTTGTAGTGGAGATCATAAACCAAACAAGGTCTCATCCTGATGTACTACTTGGCGTGTCAACAAGAGGAGCCATACACCTAGTCAGCTGTGCCAAAGCACTTGCTTACGTGAAAGGTAGAGACTTTGTAGTCCCAGAAGACATAATAGAGCTTTGTCCCCTTGTACTTCCTCACAGGATCATAACAAGGGGAGATACAGACCCAAAAGTTATAGTAGAGGAAATACTCACTAAGGTGGAAGTTCCTTAA
- the rimP gene encoding ribosome maturation factor RimP: MQINEKSIVQKVKELVEPIVKSMGFRLFDVEFKPERGWVLRVILDKEGGITISDCEEVSKRLSSLLDVEDIIPTSYILEVSSPGLTRELTKPEHYEFFKGRLIRVVLRAPLEGKREFKGYISDVKEGILQLKERESGQLLHIPFSAIAKANLEIEGW; the protein is encoded by the coding sequence ATGCAGATAAACGAAAAAAGTATTGTTCAAAAAGTAAAAGAACTTGTAGAACCTATAGTAAAAAGCATGGGTTTTAGGCTTTTTGATGTGGAATTCAAACCAGAAAGGGGATGGGTTTTGAGAGTTATATTGGACAAGGAGGGTGGCATAACTATAAGTGATTGTGAAGAAGTAAGTAAAAGACTAAGCTCGCTTCTTGATGTGGAAGATATAATACCCACATCTTACATACTTGAGGTATCATCTCCTGGTTTAACGAGAGAGCTTACTAAACCAGAACATTACGAATTTTTTAAAGGAAGACTAATAAGAGTTGTTTTGAGAGCACCTTTGGAGGGCAAGAGAGAGTTCAAAGGCTACATATCAGATGTAAAAGAGGGCATACTCCAACTCAAGGAAAGAGAAAGTGGCCAATTACTTCACATACCTTTTTCTGCCATAGCTAAGGCAAATCTGGAGATAGAAGGATGGTAA
- the nusA gene encoding transcription termination factor NusA, whose protein sequence is MVKNLKKLIEQVAKEKNLPEWTVENALKNAIALAVKKDRKLKENLRVELLEEGIKVYIVKRKNSEELAFPLDISTEEVNRIAAHVAKEEFLKELEKAEEERGYLEFVEQEGQIVVGIVRRILENGDVLVDLGKVMGILPKREQIPKEVYRQGERVKALLLEVRKHRGKYEIILSRTHPKFLKKLLEAEVPEIKSGEIEIKAIAREPGERAKVLVHAKDMKMDPVGVIVGLKGSRINPISKELSGEKIDVIRWTDNPEELIKKSLSPAPVVKVRLIPQEKRAEVAVPKDKLSLAIGKHGVNVKLANRITGWYIDVLSEEDFERLTALK, encoded by the coding sequence ATGGTAAAAAACCTAAAAAAGCTCATAGAGCAGGTAGCCAAAGAGAAAAATCTGCCAGAATGGACAGTAGAAAACGCACTAAAAAACGCTATAGCCTTAGCTGTAAAAAAGGACAGAAAGCTAAAAGAAAATTTGCGCGTTGAGCTTTTAGAGGAAGGTATAAAAGTTTACATAGTTAAGAGAAAAAACTCAGAGGAATTAGCCTTTCCCTTGGATATATCTACAGAGGAAGTAAACAGGATTGCTGCTCATGTTGCAAAGGAAGAGTTTTTAAAGGAACTTGAAAAGGCAGAAGAGGAAAGGGGATATTTGGAGTTTGTAGAGCAAGAAGGTCAGATAGTTGTTGGTATAGTAAGGAGAATACTTGAAAACGGTGATGTGCTCGTAGACTTGGGTAAAGTTATGGGTATCCTTCCTAAAAGGGAGCAGATACCAAAAGAGGTGTATAGACAAGGGGAGAGAGTAAAAGCACTTCTTCTTGAGGTAAGAAAGCACAGGGGGAAGTACGAAATTATTCTTTCAAGGACACACCCCAAGTTTTTAAAAAAGCTTCTTGAAGCGGAAGTGCCTGAGATAAAAAGCGGAGAGATAGAAATAAAAGCCATAGCAAGAGAACCAGGAGAGAGAGCAAAAGTTTTGGTCCATGCAAAGGACATGAAAATGGATCCAGTGGGTGTGATAGTAGGGCTTAAAGGATCGCGCATAAACCCCATATCTAAGGAACTTTCAGGGGAAAAGATAGATGTGATAAGGTGGACAGATAATCCGGAGGAACTCATAAAGAAAAGTCTATCTCCTGCACCTGTGGTAAAAGTTAGACTTATTCCTCAGGAAAAAAGGGCAGAAGTTGCTGTACCAAAGGACAAGCTATCCTTAGCTATAGGTAAACACGGTGTTAATGTAAAGCTTGCTAACAGAATAACCGGCTGGTACATAGATGTGCTCTCAGAGGAAGACTTTGAAAGGTTAACCGCTCTGAAATGA
- a CDS encoding class I SAM-dependent RNA methyltransferase has product MKVLPELSIKKMVYGGYGLADYEGKKVFVRYSAPMELVSAEVIKEKKDHVEAVVKDIILSSPWRRQAPCKYYTYCGGCQLQHIHPDKQVKIKEEILLESLQRIAHISINRLWDSIKSGQEFGYRIKAQFKVQSGKLGFFAWGTHELVSIEECLLLHPAINGLIPSLRELIKKVKDLQELHVLYSPTEDEFLLKLITPTACDVNKMRTLKERLLPKKVVGIGNYSKLGDQLIKRYHIGRNFTYMQVGKYRYRVSNDSFFQVNFTLWEELIRSVVVGSYRKVVELYCGAGFFSIPLSEISNFLLSSDSNPSAIRDAEYNAKLNMRDNIVFSQESAYQTLKNYAGEVIDLLFLDPPRGGLTQEETKLILQNRPKEIIYVSCNPTTLARDIGKLTSGGYTLKGIRLIDNFPQTYHIESVAYLSQQ; this is encoded by the coding sequence ATGAAGGTCCTACCTGAACTTTCCATAAAAAAGATGGTTTATGGGGGATACGGTCTTGCGGATTACGAAGGAAAGAAGGTGTTTGTTAGGTATTCTGCACCCATGGAGCTTGTCTCTGCAGAAGTAATAAAGGAGAAAAAGGATCATGTAGAAGCGGTAGTAAAAGATATAATACTGAGTTCCCCTTGGAGAAGACAAGCACCTTGTAAGTACTACACCTACTGTGGAGGTTGTCAGCTTCAACACATACACCCAGACAAACAGGTTAAGATAAAGGAGGAGATTCTTTTGGAGAGTCTACAACGCATTGCACACATAAGTATAAACAGGCTCTGGGATAGCATAAAGTCAGGACAAGAATTTGGATACAGGATAAAAGCGCAATTTAAAGTTCAAAGCGGTAAGCTTGGGTTTTTTGCATGGGGAACTCACGAACTTGTGAGTATAGAAGAATGTCTTTTGCTACATCCAGCTATAAATGGGCTTATTCCTTCCCTCAGAGAGCTTATTAAGAAAGTCAAAGACCTTCAGGAACTTCATGTGCTTTATTCTCCTACTGAAGATGAGTTTCTTTTAAAACTCATAACACCTACTGCGTGTGATGTAAATAAGATGAGAACTCTAAAAGAGAGACTGCTACCCAAAAAGGTTGTAGGTATAGGTAATTATTCCAAGTTAGGGGATCAGCTTATTAAGAGGTATCACATAGGAAGAAACTTTACCTACATGCAAGTGGGAAAGTATCGCTACAGGGTAAGCAACGATTCTTTCTTTCAAGTAAACTTCACTCTTTGGGAGGAGCTTATAAGGAGCGTTGTTGTAGGTAGCTACAGAAAGGTAGTTGAGCTTTACTGTGGTGCTGGTTTTTTTAGTATTCCCCTATCCGAAATTTCTAACTTTCTTTTATCCTCTGACAGTAATCCGTCTGCAATAAGGGATGCAGAATACAACGCTAAGTTAAACATGAGGGATAACATAGTCTTTTCCCAAGAGAGTGCCTATCAAACTCTAAAAAATTACGCCGGAGAAGTTATAGACCTTCTGTTTCTTGACCCACCAAGAGGTGGGCTTACCCAGGAAGAAACCAAGCTTATACTCCAGAACAGACCAAAAGAGATCATATATGTGTCCTGCAACCCTACCACATTAGCAAGAGATATAGGCAAGCTTACAAGTGGAGGATACACTCTAAAAGGCATAAGGCTTATAGACAACTTTCCACAGACATATCACATAGAAAGCGTGGCTTACCTAAGCCAACAATAG
- a CDS encoding ribonucleoside-diphosphate reductase subunit alpha, whose translation MYVIKRNGLKESMDISKIRIVIDFACKGLRVDPLELEADAQIQFREGITTKEIQQLLIRTAAEKVSPQSPDWQYVAARLLLYDLYKDVGHLRGYKVKDKINGKYKPYNPDSFFELVRTYAERGIYGDYLLKEYSKEDFNTLARYMDPDRDLLFNYTGIKVLYDRYLVRDEDGNVIELPQEMYMLIAMTLAIPERKEDRIKYTKLFYDLMSKHEVSLATPTLMNARRPHTQLSSCFVLTVDDDLYDIFDNVQKAGQISKFAGGLGIYLGKIRATGSPIRKFKGASSGVLPVVKILNDVMVYVDQLGMRKGSASITLDIWHKDVLEFLEVKTNVGDERKKAHDIHPAISIPDLFMKRLKNRENWTLLDPYYCKNVKDGKNLEDLYGEEFEEVYQRLEREVPPDAKKEVDAFELWKRLLTVVFETGEPYIFFRDTANKFNPNKHCGMVYSSNLCHEIVQNMSVSQHVEDSLDPSTGLITHRKKSGDVVVCNLGSINLGKVYEKADIERVVPLLVRMLDNVISMNYYAIKEAEYTNRRYRAIGIGVSNYHYCLVKNNILWESEEHLRFANSLFERIAYYAIKGSMELAKERGKYELFDGSDWSKGVFFGRSAEENQRLSEQNGNNLDWIGLAEEVKRYGLRNAYLLALMPTGSTSLIVGATPSIDPIFAKYYKEENMSGILPQVPPEIDKYFWHYKSAYLIDQEWVIKAGAERQKWIDQAQSLNLFIDPEQVDGPKLSRLYELAWELGLKTVYYCRSKSLTEIEECESCSA comes from the coding sequence ATGTACGTAATAAAGAGGAACGGACTTAAAGAGTCTATGGATATATCCAAGATACGCATAGTTATAGACTTTGCCTGCAAAGGCTTGAGGGTTGATCCCCTTGAGCTGGAAGCGGATGCACAGATTCAGTTCCGTGAAGGCATAACAACGAAGGAAATACAACAGCTTCTTATAAGGACCGCTGCGGAAAAAGTATCTCCACAGAGTCCCGATTGGCAGTATGTGGCAGCAAGACTTCTTCTTTACGACCTTTATAAGGATGTGGGGCACCTACGTGGTTATAAGGTAAAAGACAAGATAAACGGAAAGTACAAGCCGTACAACCCAGATAGCTTTTTTGAGCTTGTTAGAACTTATGCAGAGAGGGGTATATACGGAGACTATCTTCTGAAAGAGTACTCAAAGGAAGATTTTAATACCTTAGCGCGCTACATGGATCCAGACAGAGACCTTCTTTTTAACTATACGGGTATAAAAGTACTCTACGATAGGTATTTAGTAAGGGATGAGGATGGAAATGTTATAGAGCTTCCACAGGAAATGTACATGCTTATTGCCATGACTCTTGCTATACCAGAAAGAAAGGAAGATAGGATAAAGTACACAAAGCTTTTCTACGACCTTATGTCAAAACATGAGGTATCTTTAGCAACACCTACTCTTATGAACGCAAGAAGGCCTCACACTCAGCTTTCTTCCTGTTTTGTTTTAACTGTTGACGACGATCTTTATGACATATTTGACAATGTACAGAAAGCTGGTCAGATATCCAAGTTTGCTGGAGGCCTGGGTATATACCTTGGTAAAATAAGGGCAACAGGCTCTCCTATAAGGAAATTCAAAGGTGCAAGCTCTGGTGTGCTTCCTGTAGTTAAAATTCTCAACGATGTTATGGTTTATGTAGACCAGCTCGGGATGAGAAAGGGTTCAGCGAGCATCACCCTTGACATATGGCACAAGGATGTTCTGGAGTTTCTTGAGGTAAAAACTAACGTGGGTGATGAGCGCAAGAAGGCGCATGACATACACCCTGCCATATCCATACCAGACCTATTCATGAAGCGCCTAAAAAACAGGGAAAATTGGACTCTTTTAGATCCATATTACTGTAAGAATGTAAAAGATGGTAAAAACCTTGAAGACCTGTATGGTGAGGAGTTTGAAGAAGTTTACCAAAGACTTGAGAGGGAAGTGCCCCCAGATGCGAAAAAGGAGGTGGACGCCTTTGAGCTTTGGAAGAGGCTTCTTACTGTAGTGTTTGAGACAGGAGAGCCCTACATCTTCTTTAGGGATACCGCTAACAAGTTCAATCCCAACAAGCACTGCGGTATGGTGTACTCTTCTAACCTTTGTCATGAGATAGTCCAAAACATGTCTGTAAGCCAGCATGTAGAGGATTCTCTGGACCCATCAACAGGCTTGATAACCCATAGGAAAAAGTCTGGAGATGTAGTGGTGTGTAATCTTGGTTCTATAAACCTTGGAAAGGTTTATGAAAAAGCGGACATTGAAAGGGTTGTACCCCTTCTGGTGCGCATGTTGGACAATGTGATCTCTATGAACTACTACGCTATAAAAGAGGCAGAGTACACCAACAGACGCTACAGAGCTATAGGCATAGGTGTTAGCAACTACCACTACTGCCTTGTGAAAAACAACATACTCTGGGAGTCAGAGGAGCATCTTAGGTTTGCAAACTCACTCTTTGAAAGGATAGCCTACTATGCCATAAAAGGCTCTATGGAGCTTGCAAAAGAAAGGGGTAAGTATGAGCTCTTTGATGGCTCTGACTGGAGCAAGGGCGTATTTTTTGGCAGGTCTGCGGAGGAAAACCAAAGGCTATCTGAGCAGAATGGAAACAATTTAGATTGGATAGGTCTTGCAGAGGAGGTCAAAAGATACGGCTTACGCAATGCTTACCTTCTGGCGCTTATGCCAACAGGTAGCACTTCACTAATAGTGGGTGCCACACCTTCCATAGACCCCATATTCGCAAAGTACTACAAGGAAGAGAACATGTCAGGTATTCTTCCGCAGGTTCCGCCTGAAATAGACAAGTACTTCTGGCATTACAAATCTGCTTACTTGATAGATCAAGAATGGGTCATAAAGGCAGGTGCAGAAAGACAAAAGTGGATAGATCAGGCGCAGAGTTTAAATTTATTTATAGACCCTGAGCAGGTGGACGGACCTAAGCTCTCAAGGCTTTACGAACTTGCCTGGGAGCTTGGGCTAAAAACCGTGTATTACTGCAGAAGTAAAAGTTTAACAGAGATAGAGGAATGTGAAAGCTGTAGTGCCTAA
- a CDS encoding ribonucleotide-diphosphate reductase subunit beta — MERTIIFNPDGDRSASNRRLLHGNPTNIMELNNVKYQWAFDLYKTMGFTNFWIPEEIPMQEDKKQYEKDLSPYERRAYEMVLSFLIALDSYQVNMLKEFARYITAPELVMALTSQEFQEALHSYSYQFILESVVDPIKADEIYNYWRQDEVLMERNKVIAELYNEFIRKPTEENFIKAVFGNYVLESLYFYSGFAFFYTLGRQGKMRNTVQQIKYINRDELTHVTLFRNIILTLREESPELFSPEIEKWVYEFFKYAVDAEIKWGQYVTQNQILGINNTLIDRYIKYLANLRLTQLGYKPLYPSITENPMKWIDQFRTINDTKTDFFQAKPQTYAKRSELKW; from the coding sequence ATGGAAAGAACCATCATCTTTAATCCAGATGGAGACAGATCGGCAAGCAACAGAAGACTCTTGCATGGCAATCCTACCAACATTATGGAGTTAAACAATGTTAAGTACCAGTGGGCTTTTGACCTTTATAAAACCATGGGGTTTACCAACTTCTGGATTCCCGAGGAGATACCCATGCAAGAAGACAAGAAACAGTACGAAAAAGACCTTTCACCATACGAAAGAAGAGCGTACGAGATGGTGCTTAGCTTTTTAATAGCTCTTGATTCTTATCAAGTGAACATGCTAAAGGAATTTGCTCGCTACATTACAGCTCCAGAACTTGTTATGGCTCTTACCTCTCAAGAATTTCAGGAAGCTCTTCACTCTTACTCTTACCAGTTTATCCTTGAGAGCGTGGTAGACCCTATAAAAGCTGATGAAATATACAACTACTGGCGTCAAGATGAAGTGCTTATGGAACGCAACAAAGTCATAGCAGAACTTTACAATGAGTTTATAAGAAAGCCAACGGAAGAGAACTTTATAAAGGCAGTCTTTGGCAACTATGTGCTTGAGAGCCTCTACTTCTACTCTGGTTTTGCCTTCTTTTATACGCTGGGAAGACAGGGAAAGATGAGAAATACCGTACAACAGATAAAGTACATAAATAGAGATGAACTCACGCATGTGACTCTCTTTAGGAACATTATACTTACCCTAAGGGAAGAAAGCCCAGAGCTGTTTAGTCCAGAGATAGAAAAGTGGGTGTATGAGTTTTTCAAGTATGCGGTGGATGCGGAGATCAAGTGGGGTCAGTACGTGACCCAGAACCAGATACTTGGTATAAACAACACGCTCATAGATAGGTACATAAAGTATCTTGCCAACCTCAGGCTCACCCAACTTGGATACAAACCTCTTTATCCCAGCATAACCGAAAACCCAATGAAGTGGATAGACCAGTTTAGGACCATAAACGACACTAAAACGGACTTTTTCCAAGCAAAGCCACAGACCTACGCAAAAAGAAGCGAGCTAAAGTGGTAG
- a CDS encoding DHA2 family efflux MFS transporter permease subunit — translation MVWFYTLLIVLGTFLAVLGITSTNVAIPKMIAPLQTDIYGIEWVPISYITATAITIIAFNSISSRLGLKKTYLIGLATFSLGSALSGQAGSLEEMIVFRFLQGIGEGLLIPSSQAILFNLFPPERRGTAMGFYAMAVAFAPGLGPTVGGYMVEYFSWRWIFYMNVPVVVILLPVAYFMLPEIGNRAKVPFNLPSFVFLSISSISFIVFLSKGESWGWFYSMKTFVAFCVAVFSFLLFVLSELLGKNKLIDYSIFREPNYLYAIITFVTIYGFVFFQVIYIMPIYLESLKNVPTFQAGLTFLWYAFLLATFALIGGRLSDRIEPKLLLLISQSVLFLTLFFFLSHIDYYTPRWKVAFFLCFIGMAMGFFFAPLTALAFKSLKPQQIPIGTALYNYARLMGASIATSLATYTLETRRAFHFDEINSIRAVLSSKYPMVIAQKLSGLDAFRYKVILGQFQNVIAGTYAVQDALRMASYISLLSIVITLTFLFITNRKKA, via the coding sequence ATGGTCTGGTTCTACACGCTCCTGATAGTCCTTGGGACCTTTCTGGCGGTTCTTGGTATAACAAGCACTAATGTGGCCATACCCAAGATGATCGCACCTTTGCAGACAGACATATACGGCATTGAGTGGGTCCCCATAAGCTACATAACTGCCACTGCCATAACTATAATAGCCTTCAACTCAATAAGCTCTCGCCTTGGTCTCAAGAAAACCTACCTTATAGGCTTGGCTACCTTTAGCTTGGGTAGTGCTCTCTCAGGACAGGCAGGAAGCCTTGAAGAGATGATAGTATTTAGATTCCTACAGGGTATAGGAGAAGGGCTTCTCATACCCTCCTCTCAAGCTATACTCTTTAACCTTTTTCCACCAGAGAGAAGGGGCACCGCTATGGGGTTTTACGCCATGGCGGTAGCCTTTGCACCGGGGCTTGGTCCCACGGTGGGCGGGTACATGGTAGAGTATTTCTCTTGGCGTTGGATATTCTACATGAATGTTCCTGTGGTGGTGATCCTCCTGCCAGTAGCTTACTTTATGCTCCCAGAGATAGGAAACAGGGCAAAAGTACCCTTTAACCTGCCGAGCTTTGTGTTCCTGTCCATATCATCCATATCCTTTATAGTGTTTCTCTCCAAAGGAGAGAGCTGGGGTTGGTTCTACTCTATGAAAACCTTTGTAGCCTTCTGCGTTGCGGTTTTTTCCTTCTTGCTCTTTGTGCTCTCAGAGCTTTTGGGGAAGAACAAACTCATAGACTACTCCATCTTTAGAGAACCCAACTACCTTTACGCCATAATCACCTTTGTCACCATATACGGCTTTGTGTTCTTCCAAGTTATATACATCATGCCCATATACCTTGAGAGCCTAAAGAATGTGCCTACCTTTCAGGCTGGTCTAACTTTCCTGTGGTACGCCTTTTTGCTTGCCACCTTTGCTTTGATAGGGGGTAGGCTGAGCGACAGGATAGAGCCTAAGCTTCTCTTACTTATATCCCAGAGCGTGCTATTTTTGACCCTGTTTTTCTTCTTGTCGCACATAGACTACTACACCCCCAGATGGAAAGTGGCTTTTTTCCTGTGCTTTATAGGTATGGCTATGGGCTTTTTCTTCGCACCCCTTACCGCTCTTGCCTTTAAGAGCCTAAAACCTCAACAGATACCTATCGGCACAGCGCTTTACAACTACGCAAGGCTCATGGGAGCCTCCATAGCCACATCTTTGGCAACCTACACCTTAGAGACCAGAAGAGCTTTCCACTTTGACGAGATAAACAGCATAAGAGCGGTTTTGAGTTCCAAGTACCCAATGGTTATTGCGCAGAAGCTTTCTGGACTTGATGCCTTCAGATACAAAGTAATTCTTGGACAGTTTCAGAATGTGATAGCAGGTACTTACGCAGTGCAGGATGCCCTCAGAATGGCTTCCTATATAAGCCTCTTGAGTATAGTAATAACCCTTACCTTTCTCTTTATCACTAACAGGAAAAAGGCTTAG